Within Agromyces sp. Leaf222, the genomic segment CGACGACGAGGGTCGCGCCGTCGTCGACGGCGACGTCGAGGTATCCGGCGACCTTGTCGCGGTGCTCGCGCGTGATGAGCGGGCCCATGTCGCAGCCGCGGGTGCCGTCGCCGGTCGTGAGCCGCGACATCCGCTCGCTCACCTTGGCGACGAGCTCGTCGGCGACCGCGTCGACCGCGAGCACGACCGAGACCGCCATGCAGCGCTCGCCCGCCGAGCCGAAGCCCGCGTTCACGGCGGCGTCGGCCGCGAGGTCGAGGTCGGCGTCCGGCAGCACGAGCATGTGGTTCTTCGCGCCGCCGAGGGCCTGCACGCGCTTTCCGTTGGCCGAGGCCGTCTGGTAGATGTACTGGGCGATCGGGGTCGAGCCGACGAACGAGATCGAGCGCACGACCGGATGCTCCAGCAGCGCGTCGACCGCGACCTTGTCGCCGTGCACGACGTTCAGCACGCCGTCGGGCAGGCCGGCCTCCTTCATGAGCTCGGCCATCCAGACGGCAGCAGACGGGTCCTTCTCGGACGGCTTCAGCACGACCGTGTTGCCGGCCGCGATCGCGAGCGGGAAGAACCAGAGCGGCACCATCGCCGGGAAGTTGAACGGGCTGATGATGCCGACCACGCCGACCGGCTGCTTCAGCGTGTACACGTCGACGCCCGTCGAGACGTTCTCGGAGTACTCGCCCTTCGTGTAGCCGGGCATCGCGCAGGCGAGCTCGACGACCTCGAGTCCGCGGGCGATCTCGCCCCCGGCATCGGAGGTGACCTTGCCGTGCTCGCTCGTGAGGATCGCGGCGAGGTCGCCCGAGCGCGCGTTCAGCAACTCGCGGAA encodes:
- a CDS encoding CoA-acylating methylmalonate-semialdehyde dehydrogenase, whose protein sequence is MSTTTTIEHWIDGAPATGASERTGPVYNPALGVEQKRVRLASTEDVDLAVEAAARAFPGWRDTSIAKRQQVMFAFRELLNARSGDLAAILTSEHGKVTSDAGGEIARGLEVVELACAMPGYTKGEYSENVSTGVDVYTLKQPVGVVGIISPFNFPAMVPLWFFPLAIAAGNTVVLKPSEKDPSAAVWMAELMKEAGLPDGVLNVVHGDKVAVDALLEHPVVRSISFVGSTPIAQYIYQTASANGKRVQALGGAKNHMLVLPDADLDLAADAAVNAGFGSAGERCMAVSVVLAVDAVADELVAKVSERMSRLTTGDGTRGCDMGPLITREHRDKVAGYLDVAVDDGATLVVDGRDPEVDGAPDGFWLGPTLIDRVSTSSVVYQDEIFGPVLSIVRVDGYEQGLEIINASRYGNGTAIFTNDGGAARRFQREVTVGMIGINVPIPVPVAYHSFGGWKDSLFGDAKAYGPKGFDFFLQEKAVTSRWLDPSHGGLNLGFPQHD